A region from the Brassica napus cultivar Da-Ae chromosome C8, Da-Ae, whole genome shotgun sequence genome encodes:
- the LOC106415017 gene encoding acid beta-fructofuranosidase 4, vacuolar isoform X1 produces MASSDALLPISAREEDPLLSAGSRSDPNAETHRRRRPVKGLLAVSFGLLFIAFYVVLIATHDGSSRSNDVKIESDETATTTSRARLAGVSEKSNGQLWKLSGERNTVSFAWNNSVLSWQRTAFHFQPEQNWMNDPNGPLFYKGWYHFFYQYNPNAAVWGDIVWGHAVSKDLIHWVHLPIAMVADQWYDANGVWTGSATFLDDGSLVMLYTGSTDKSVQVQNLAYPEDLNDPLLLKWVKYSGNPVLVPPPGILPKDFRDPTTAWKTSDGKWRITIGSKINKTGISLVYDTIDFKTYEKHDTLLHKVPNTGMWECVDFYPVSKTAVNGLDTSVNGPNVKHIVKASMDDTRFDHYAVGTYFDSNGTWIPDDPTIDVGMSASLRYDYGKFYASKTFYDQNKGRRILWSWIGESDSEAADVQKGWSSLQGIPRTVVLDTKTGKNLVQWPVEEIKSLRLSSKQFDMEVGPGSVVPVDVDSAAQLDIEAEFEINKESLDKILGDASVLAEAEEFSCQKSGGASVRGALGPFGFSVLADKSLSEQTPVYFYVAKGKDSKLKTFFCTDTSRSTFANDVVKPIYGSSVPVLKGEKLTMRILVDHSIVEGFAQAGRTCISSRVYPTKAIYGAAKLFVFNNAIDATITASFKVWQMNSAFIHPYSEEAVRALSST; encoded by the exons ATGGCGAGCTCCGATGCTCTCTTGCCAATCTCCGCCAGAGAAGAGGACCCATTATTATCCGCCGGGTCAAGATCCGACCCTAACGCGGAAACCCATCGCCGTAGAAGGCCCGTTAAAGGTCTCCTCGCCGTCTCATTTGGGCTTTTGTTTATCGCCTTTTACGTCGTTCTCATCGCCACACACGACGGATCTAGTAGATCCAACGACGTTAAAATCGAAAGCGATGAAACAGCGACGACAACGTCACGTGCACGTCTCGCCGGGGTGTCGGAGAAAAGCAATGGTCAGTTGTGGAAGCTTTCCGGTGAGCGAAATACGGTGTCGTTCGCTTGGAACAACAGTGTGTTGTCATGGCAACGAACGGCCTTTCATTTTCAGCCTGAACAGAATTGGATGAACG ATCCTAATG GTCCATTGTTCTACAAAGGATGGTACCATTTCTTCTACCAGTATAATCCAAACGCAGCCGTATGGGGTGATATTGTCTGGGGTCATGCCGTGTCTAAGGACCTAATCCATTGGGTCCATTTGCCCATAGCCATGGTAGCTGACCAATGGTATGATGCCAATGGTGTCTGGACAGGCTCAGCCACATTCCTCGATGATGGCTCTCTCGTCATGTTGTACACTGGTTCCACCGACAAATCCGTTCAG GTCCAAAATCTTGCATACCCTGAGGACCTCAACGACCCACTCCTATTGAAATGGGTCAAGTACTCAGGCAATCCGGTTCTAGTACCTCCTCCTGGCATTCTCCCCAAGGACTTCCGTGACCCAACGACTGCATGGAAGACATCAGATGGAAAATGGCGGATCACAATCGGTTCCAAGATCAACAAAACCGGAATCTCACTAGTGTACGACACAATCGACTTCAAGACTTACGAGAAACACGACACATTGTTGCACAAGGTTCCAAACACCGGGATGTGGGAGTGTGTTGACTTTTATCCAGTGTCTAAGACCGCGGTCAATGGGCTCGACACATCGGTCAACGGACCAAATGTGAAGCATATCGTGAAGGCTAGCATGGACGACACCAGGTTTGATCATTATGCCGTGGGGACGTACTTTGATTCGAACGGAACATGGATCCCGGATGATCCTACTATCGATGTTGGGATGAGTGCTAGTTTGAGATATGATTACGGAAAGTTCTATGCTTCAAAGACGTTTTATGACCAGAACAAGGGTCGGAGAATCTTGTGGAGTTGGATTGGTGAATCTGATAGTGAAGCTGCTGATGTACAAAAGGGCTGGTCTTCTCTTCAG GGTATTCCAAGAACCGTTGTTCTCGACACAAAGACAGGAAAGAACCTGGTCCAATGGCCAGTTGAAGAAATAAAATCTCTTAGATTAAGCAGCAAGCAATTTGATATGGAAGTCGGTCCCGGTTCAGTGGTACCGGTCGATGTGGATTCCGCAGCTCAGCTAGACATAGAAGCGGAGTTCGAGATCAATAAAGAGTCTCTTGACAAAATCCTTGGAGATGCTTCGGTGCTGGCTGAGGCTGAGGAGTTTAGCTGCCAGAAGAGCGGAGGCGCCAGTGTCCGTGGTGCTTTAGGACCGTTCGGATTCTCGGTTCTTGCCGACAAGAGCTTGTCGGAACAAACTCCGGTTTACTTCTATGTGGCTAAGGGAAAAGATTCTAAGCTCAAAACTTTCTTCTGCACAGACACTTCAAg GTCAACTTTTGCCAACGATGTCGTTAAACCGATTTATGGTAGTTCTGTACCGGTTCTTAAAGGGGAGAAATTGACCATGAGAATATTG GTTGATCATTCGATAGTGGAAGGATTCGCACAAGCTGGAAGAACATGTATATCGTCAAGGGTATATCCAACAAAAGCCATCTACGGAGCAGCTAAGCTTTTTGTATTCAACAATGCCATTGATGCGACTATTACGGCGTCGTTCAAAGTCTGGCAAATGAACAGTGCTTTTATTCACCCTTACTCTGAGGAAGCTGTCCGTGCTCTCTCCAGCACCTGA
- the LOC106415017 gene encoding acid beta-fructofuranosidase 4, vacuolar isoform X2, producing the protein MASSDALLPISAREEDPLLSAGSRSDPNAETHRRRRPVKGLLAVSFGLLFIAFYVVLIATHDGSSRSNDVKIESDETATTTSRARLAGVSEKSNGQLWKLSGERNTVSFAWNNSVLSWQRTAFHFQPEQNWMNGPLFYKGWYHFFYQYNPNAAVWGDIVWGHAVSKDLIHWVHLPIAMVADQWYDANGVWTGSATFLDDGSLVMLYTGSTDKSVQVQNLAYPEDLNDPLLLKWVKYSGNPVLVPPPGILPKDFRDPTTAWKTSDGKWRITIGSKINKTGISLVYDTIDFKTYEKHDTLLHKVPNTGMWECVDFYPVSKTAVNGLDTSVNGPNVKHIVKASMDDTRFDHYAVGTYFDSNGTWIPDDPTIDVGMSASLRYDYGKFYASKTFYDQNKGRRILWSWIGESDSEAADVQKGWSSLQGIPRTVVLDTKTGKNLVQWPVEEIKSLRLSSKQFDMEVGPGSVVPVDVDSAAQLDIEAEFEINKESLDKILGDASVLAEAEEFSCQKSGGASVRGALGPFGFSVLADKSLSEQTPVYFYVAKGKDSKLKTFFCTDTSRSTFANDVVKPIYGSSVPVLKGEKLTMRILVDHSIVEGFAQAGRTCISSRVYPTKAIYGAAKLFVFNNAIDATITASFKVWQMNSAFIHPYSEEAVRALSST; encoded by the exons ATGGCGAGCTCCGATGCTCTCTTGCCAATCTCCGCCAGAGAAGAGGACCCATTATTATCCGCCGGGTCAAGATCCGACCCTAACGCGGAAACCCATCGCCGTAGAAGGCCCGTTAAAGGTCTCCTCGCCGTCTCATTTGGGCTTTTGTTTATCGCCTTTTACGTCGTTCTCATCGCCACACACGACGGATCTAGTAGATCCAACGACGTTAAAATCGAAAGCGATGAAACAGCGACGACAACGTCACGTGCACGTCTCGCCGGGGTGTCGGAGAAAAGCAATGGTCAGTTGTGGAAGCTTTCCGGTGAGCGAAATACGGTGTCGTTCGCTTGGAACAACAGTGTGTTGTCATGGCAACGAACGGCCTTTCATTTTCAGCCTGAACAGAATTGGATGAACG GTCCATTGTTCTACAAAGGATGGTACCATTTCTTCTACCAGTATAATCCAAACGCAGCCGTATGGGGTGATATTGTCTGGGGTCATGCCGTGTCTAAGGACCTAATCCATTGGGTCCATTTGCCCATAGCCATGGTAGCTGACCAATGGTATGATGCCAATGGTGTCTGGACAGGCTCAGCCACATTCCTCGATGATGGCTCTCTCGTCATGTTGTACACTGGTTCCACCGACAAATCCGTTCAG GTCCAAAATCTTGCATACCCTGAGGACCTCAACGACCCACTCCTATTGAAATGGGTCAAGTACTCAGGCAATCCGGTTCTAGTACCTCCTCCTGGCATTCTCCCCAAGGACTTCCGTGACCCAACGACTGCATGGAAGACATCAGATGGAAAATGGCGGATCACAATCGGTTCCAAGATCAACAAAACCGGAATCTCACTAGTGTACGACACAATCGACTTCAAGACTTACGAGAAACACGACACATTGTTGCACAAGGTTCCAAACACCGGGATGTGGGAGTGTGTTGACTTTTATCCAGTGTCTAAGACCGCGGTCAATGGGCTCGACACATCGGTCAACGGACCAAATGTGAAGCATATCGTGAAGGCTAGCATGGACGACACCAGGTTTGATCATTATGCCGTGGGGACGTACTTTGATTCGAACGGAACATGGATCCCGGATGATCCTACTATCGATGTTGGGATGAGTGCTAGTTTGAGATATGATTACGGAAAGTTCTATGCTTCAAAGACGTTTTATGACCAGAACAAGGGTCGGAGAATCTTGTGGAGTTGGATTGGTGAATCTGATAGTGAAGCTGCTGATGTACAAAAGGGCTGGTCTTCTCTTCAG GGTATTCCAAGAACCGTTGTTCTCGACACAAAGACAGGAAAGAACCTGGTCCAATGGCCAGTTGAAGAAATAAAATCTCTTAGATTAAGCAGCAAGCAATTTGATATGGAAGTCGGTCCCGGTTCAGTGGTACCGGTCGATGTGGATTCCGCAGCTCAGCTAGACATAGAAGCGGAGTTCGAGATCAATAAAGAGTCTCTTGACAAAATCCTTGGAGATGCTTCGGTGCTGGCTGAGGCTGAGGAGTTTAGCTGCCAGAAGAGCGGAGGCGCCAGTGTCCGTGGTGCTTTAGGACCGTTCGGATTCTCGGTTCTTGCCGACAAGAGCTTGTCGGAACAAACTCCGGTTTACTTCTATGTGGCTAAGGGAAAAGATTCTAAGCTCAAAACTTTCTTCTGCACAGACACTTCAAg GTCAACTTTTGCCAACGATGTCGTTAAACCGATTTATGGTAGTTCTGTACCGGTTCTTAAAGGGGAGAAATTGACCATGAGAATATTG GTTGATCATTCGATAGTGGAAGGATTCGCACAAGCTGGAAGAACATGTATATCGTCAAGGGTATATCCAACAAAAGCCATCTACGGAGCAGCTAAGCTTTTTGTATTCAACAATGCCATTGATGCGACTATTACGGCGTCGTTCAAAGTCTGGCAAATGAACAGTGCTTTTATTCACCCTTACTCTGAGGAAGCTGTCCGTGCTCTCTCCAGCACCTGA